From Apus apus isolate bApuApu2 chromosome 13, bApuApu2.pri.cur, whole genome shotgun sequence, a single genomic window includes:
- the PURA gene encoding transcriptional activator protein Pur-alpha: MADRDSGSEQGGGGGGGAAGAGGPGSGGGGGGGGGPGGGLQHETQELASKRVDIQNKRFYLDVKQNAKGRFLKIAEVGAGGNKSRLTLSMSVAVEFRDYLGDFIEHYAQLGPSQPPELAQAADEPRRALKSEFLVRENRKYYMDLKENQRGRFLRVRQTVNRGPGLGSTQGQTIALPAQGLIEFRDALAKLIDDYGVEEEPAELPEGTSLTVDNKRFFFDVGSNKYGVFMRVSEVKPTYRNSITVPYKVWAKFGHTFCKYSDEMKKIQEKQRDKRAAAAPPVGAGAEPPPEAEAAAAAAGPPGALLQAEEPEED; the protein is encoded by the coding sequence ATGGCGGACAGAGACAGCGGCAGCGAgcagggcggcggcggcggcgggggcgcggCGGGCGCCGGGGGGCCGGGCtcgggcggcggcggcggtggcggcggcggcccggGCGGCGGCCTGCAGCACGAGACGCAGGAGCTGGCCTCCAAGCGGGTGGACATCCAGAACAAGCGCTTCTACCTGGACGTGAAGCAGAACGCCAAGGGCCGCTTCCTCAAGATCGCCGAGGTGGGGGCGGGCGGCAACAAGAGCCGCCTGACGCTCTCCATGTCGGTGGCCGTCGAGTTCCGCGACTACCTGGGCGACTTCATCGAGCACTACGCGCAGCTGGGACCCAGCCAGCCCCCCGAGCTGGCGCAGGCGGCCGACGAGCCCCGGCGAGCGCTCAAGAGCGAGTTCCTGGTGCGGGAGAATCGCAAGTACTACATGGATCTGAAGGAGAATCAGCGCGGGCGCTTCCTCCGCGTCCGCCAGACCGTCAACCGCGGCCCGGGGCTGGGCTCCACGCAGGGCCAGACCATCGCCCTGCCGGCCCAGGGTCTCATCGAGTTCCGCGACGCCCTGGCCAAGCTCATCGACGACTACGGGGTGGAGGAGGAGCCGGCCGAGCTGCCCGAGGGCACCTCCTTGACTGTGGACAACAAGCGCTTCTTCTTCGACGTGGGCTCCAACAAGTACGGCGTCTTCATGCGGGTGAGCGAGGTGAAGCCCACCTACCGCAACTCCATCACCGTCCCCTACAAGGTCTGGGCCAAGTTCGGCCACACCTTCTGCAAGTACTCGGACGAGATGAAGAAGATCCAGGAGAAGCAGCGGGACAagcgcgccgccgccgccccccccgtGGGCGCCGGGGCCGAGCCTCCCCCCGAGGCCgaggccgccgccgccgccgccggcccgcccggcgcccTGCTGCAGGCCGAGGAGCCCGAGGAGGACTGA